One window of Papaver somniferum cultivar HN1 chromosome 9, ASM357369v1, whole genome shotgun sequence genomic DNA carries:
- the LOC113313500 gene encoding probable serine/threonine-protein kinase PBL8 — translation MGNCGTREESAVVANAQVQQLSTFSPAVKNAISEKKHSRSFSDLSDPSTPRNGDDTRKNTLLDSVIAFTLFELETITKSFRSDYILGEGGFGPVFKGYIDENVRVGLKSLPVAVKVLNKQGLQGHREWLTEVNFLGQLRHRNLVKLIGYCCEDDHRLLVYEFMFRGSLENHLFRKTSIPLPWATRMMIALGAAKGLAFLHNAEKPVIYRDFKTSNILLDSDYSARLSDFGLAKAGPQGDETHVSTRVMGTYGYAAPEYVMTGHLTARSDVYSFGVVLLELLTGRKSVDKTRPSKEQSLVDWARPKLNDKRKLLQIIDPRLENEYPVKAAQKACSLAYYCLSQNPKARPLMSDVVETLEPLQSSGASDVPTGALIALPDHRMHRRFAGSGVGCRSPNPNYSPGGPTACRVR, via the exons ATGGGTAATTGTGGTACTAGGGAAGAATCAGCTGTTGTTGCTAATGCTCAAG TTCAGCAGCTCAGCACTTTTTCTCCAGCTGTTAAGAATGCAATAAGTGAAAAGAAACATAGTCGATCTTTTTCGGATTTGAGTGATCCTTCAACCCCGAGAAACGGAGATGATACAAGGAAAAATACTCTTCTAGATAGTGTTATAGCCTTTACGTTATTCGAACTCGAAACCATTACGAAAAGCTTTCGTTCCGATTACATTCTCGGTGAAGGTGGATTTGGTCCGGTGTTCAAAGGTTATATTGATGAGAATGTCAGGGTTGGACTTAAATCACTTCCTGTTGCTGTCAAGGTCCTCAACAAGCAAGGCCTTCAGGGTCATAGAGAATGGCTG ACGGAAGTTAATTTTCTAGGGCAGCTCAGACATCGAAATCTGGTGAAGTTGATTGGGTACTGCTGTGAGGATGATCATAGATTACTTGTTTACGAGTTCATGTTCCGAGGCAGCCTTGAGAACCACTTGTTTCGAA AAACGTCAATTCCATTACCTTGGGCGACAAGAATGATGATTGCACTTGGAGCTGCCAAAGGGCTTGCTTTCCTTCACAATGCGGAAAAGCCTGTTATCTACCGGGACTTTAAAACCTCAAATATTTTGTTGGACTCT GATTATTCAGCCAGACTTTCTGATTTTGGTCTTGCCAAAGCTGGTCCACAAGGTGATGAGACCCATGTGTCCACACGTGTGATGGGTACTTATGGTTATGCTGCGCCTGAATATGTTATGACTG GTCACCTCACTGCAAGAAGTGATGTCTACAGCTTCGGCGTAGTCCTTCTCGAGCTTTTGACAGGACGAAAGTCGGTGGACAAGACGCGCCCTAGCAAGGAGCAGAGTTTGGTTGATTGGGCCCGTCCAAAGCTTAATGACAAGAGAAAGTTGCTGCAGATAATTGATCCTAGACTGGAAAATGAGTATCCCGTGAAGGCTGCACAGAAAGCATGCAGCTTGGCCTACTATTGTCTgagtcaaaaccctaaagcaaggcCTCTCATGAGTGACGTGGTTGAGACACTTGAGCCCCTGCAAAGCAGTGGTGCAAGTGATGTTCCCACAGGGGCCCTTATTGCATTGCCTGATCATCGAATGCACCGTAGATTTGCAGGCAGTGGCGTTGGTTGTAGATCTCCTAACCCTAATTATTCACCAGGAGGCCCTACCGCATGCAGGGTGAGATAA